A portion of the Pithys albifrons albifrons isolate INPA30051 chromosome 1, PitAlb_v1, whole genome shotgun sequence genome contains these proteins:
- the TSKU gene encoding tsukushi — translation MQFLAWFNLLLLFPCFGTTKTCFPGCHCEVETFGLFDSFSLTKVDCSGIGSHIVPVPIPLDTSYLDLSSNKLETINESMLTGPGYTTLVSLDLSYNKIAKISSTTFSRLRYLESLDLSHNSLEVLPEDCFSSSPLSDIDLSNNKLLDIAMDIFASKGQGKSLNVDLSNNMLSIITRHHEKRVPNIQNLNLSGNRITYVPNLQGIPLRYLNLDGNPLVKVEKGDFTGLKDLIHLSLSGLRGFGELSPHSFKELSALQVLDLSNNPKLSSLSAEVIFGLNSLQELNLSGTSVSSLPKTVLKYLPSIKSITLGKNIQCLKTIKEGQYHRQIGLTKKEVLSCHDSHGSVAAAPYVS, via the coding sequence ATGCAGTTCCTGGCCTGGTTCaatttgctgcttctctttccttgtTTTGGTACCACCAAAACCTGCTTCCCAGGCTGCCACTGTGAAGTGGAAACCTTTGGTCTCTTTGACAGCTTTAGCTTGACCAAGGTGGACTGCAGTGGAATAGGCTCACATATTGTTCCTGTCCCAATACCTCTGGATACCTCCTATTTGGATCTATCATCAAACAAACTGGAAACAATAAATGAATCAATGCTTACAGGCCCTGGATACACCACCCTGGTGAGTCTCGATCTGAGCTACAACAAAATTGCCAAGATTTCCTCCACAACCTTCTCCAGGCTTCGGTACCTGGAGTCCTTAGATCTGAGTCATAACTCTCTGGAAGTCCTTCCAGAAGACTGTTTCTCCAGTTCTCCTCTAAGTGACATAGATTTGAGCAATAACAAGCTTTTGGATATAGCTATGGACATTTTTGCATCAAAAGGTCAAGGAAAATCCCTGAATGTGGATCTATCCAATAATATGCTAAGCATAATTACAAGGCACCATGAAAAGAGAGTCCCCAACATCCAGAACTTAAATCTTTCTGGAAACAGGATAACATATGTGCCAAACCTTCAAGGCATTCCTCTTCGATATTTAAATCTTGATGGAAACCCTCTGGTTAAGGTTGAGAAAGGTGACTTCACAGGGCTGAAAGATTTGATTCATTTATCCCTCAGTGGCCTGCGTGGCTTTGGAGAGTTATCTCCTCATAGCTTCAAGGAACTCTCAGCCCTCCAAGTTCTGGATTTATCCAACAATCCCAAGTTGAGTTCACTGTCTGCTGAAGTTATCTTTGGTCTGAACTCCCTACAAGAGCTCAACCTCTCTGGGACAAGTGTGTCATCTTTGCCAAAGACTGTTCTGAAATATCTACCTTCCATCAAAAGCATCACCTTGGGGAAGAACATACAATGTCTTAAGACCATTAAAGAAGGACAGTACCACCGACAAATTGGGCTGACCAAAAAAGAGGTCCTCAGTTGCCATGACAGCCATGGGTCCGTAGCAGCTGCACCTTATGTTTCGTGA